A section of the Cryobacterium soli genome encodes:
- a CDS encoding helix-turn-helix domain-containing protein produces the protein MSRELPDPRLDDLRFLTVAEVAAVMRVSRMTVYRLVHAGELPAVRFGRSFRVPEAAVLRAIEPTRGGSESDGTFFIR, from the coding sequence ATGTCACGCGAGCTTCCCGACCCGCGGTTGGATGACCTGCGCTTTCTCACCGTCGCCGAGGTCGCGGCTGTCATGAGGGTCTCCCGGATGACCGTGTACCGCCTCGTGCACGCCGGAGAGCTGCCCGCCGTGCGCTTCGGACGCTCGTTCCGGGTGCCCGAAGCGGCCGTTCTGAGGGCCATCGAACCCACTCGTGGGGGAAGTGAGTCGGACGGGACTTTCTTTATCCGTTAG
- a CDS encoding cation diffusion facilitator family transporter, producing the protein MSASGGNKAIVAALLANLGIAITKFIAWFVSGSSSMLAEGVHSLADSGNQILLLIGGRKSKKAADTEHPFGYGRERYVYAFVVSIILFSVGGVFSIYEGIEKLQNPHELENAWLPILVLLVAIGLESFSLRTAVKESNHTRKNESWVQFIRHAKAPELPVVLLEDVAALTGLTLALGGVGLTVVTGDATWDAVGTLGIGVLLVLVAIVLGIETKSLLVGEGANAKDVDAIKSAILAGPETKNLIHLKTLYLGPDELLVAAKLSFDSGQRFSDVAAGIDTIEARIRAAVPSARVIYLEPDLYIDPATVSPPTDAIVIKGLE; encoded by the coding sequence ATGAGCGCATCAGGCGGAAACAAGGCGATTGTGGCGGCACTGCTCGCCAACCTCGGTATCGCGATCACCAAGTTCATCGCCTGGTTCGTGTCCGGGTCGTCCTCGATGCTGGCCGAGGGCGTGCACTCGCTCGCCGACTCGGGCAACCAGATCCTGCTGCTGATCGGCGGCCGCAAGTCGAAGAAGGCCGCCGACACCGAGCATCCATTCGGTTACGGCCGCGAACGCTACGTGTATGCCTTCGTGGTGTCGATCATCCTGTTCTCCGTCGGCGGCGTGTTCTCGATCTACGAGGGCATCGAGAAGCTGCAGAACCCGCACGAGCTGGAGAACGCCTGGCTGCCGATCCTCGTGCTGCTCGTGGCGATCGGCCTGGAGTCGTTCTCGCTGCGCACCGCGGTGAAGGAGTCCAACCACACCCGCAAGAACGAGAGCTGGGTGCAGTTCATCCGGCACGCCAAGGCCCCCGAACTTCCCGTCGTACTGCTCGAAGACGTCGCGGCCCTCACCGGCCTGACGCTGGCACTGGGCGGCGTGGGCCTCACCGTGGTCACCGGCGACGCCACCTGGGACGCCGTCGGCACCCTCGGCATCGGCGTGCTGCTTGTGCTGGTCGCCATCGTCCTGGGAATCGAGACCAAGAGCCTGCTGGTGGGCGAAGGCGCCAATGCCAAGGATGTCGACGCCATCAAGTCCGCCATCTTGGCCGGCCCGGAGACGAAGAACCTCATCCACCTCAAGACGCTCTACCTCGGCCCGGACGAACTGCTCGTCGCCGCCAAGCTCTCCTTCGACTCGGGCCAGCGGTTCTCCGACGTGGCCGCAGGAATCGACACCATCGAGGCGCGCATCCGGGCGGCCGTTCCGAGCGCTCGGGTGATCTATCTCGAACCCGACCTCTACATCGACCCGGCCACGGTCAGCCCACCCACCGACGCGATCGTCATCAAGGGCCTCGAGTGA
- a CDS encoding TrkH family potassium uptake protein, which produces MKTQTPNARFSSHSNTWYGRIRDSVDGIVRKSPSRFALFVFTALILLFTLLFSLPIASAGDTETPLHDAVFTAVSVICVTGLSTVDMATHWSAFGNALVVVGVNIGGMGVLTLASLMGLVISRRLGLRAKLMAASDSNPSRIHMGPVNEGQAVRLGEVGSLLLTVAISTLAIEAAVALLLFPRMLIDGVPTGEALWQSIYYAAMAFTNTGFSPNAEGIGQFANDYWFLGALMTGVFLGSLGFPVLMTFARHWRTPRRWSVHVKLTLWTTTALMVIGMIFYIILEFDNPLTFGSLNAGDTIFQSLFMSVMTRSGGFATIDIADLHGSSLLLSDMLMFIGGGSASTAGGIKVTTLAVLFLAAFAEAQGKEQMEAFGRRIPSDILRLAVSVVLWGATTVAVSSILILHISKQALDVVLFDVISAFATVGLSTGLTAELPPEGVYVLAATMFMGRVGTVTLAAALAASQSRQLFKRPEERPIVG; this is translated from the coding sequence GTGAAGACGCAGACCCCTAACGCACGGTTCAGCAGCCATTCCAACACCTGGTACGGACGCATCCGCGATTCCGTCGACGGGATCGTGCGCAAGTCGCCGTCCCGGTTCGCGCTGTTCGTGTTCACTGCGCTGATCCTGCTCTTCACCCTGCTGTTCTCCTTGCCGATCGCGTCCGCCGGCGACACGGAAACCCCGTTGCACGACGCCGTGTTCACAGCCGTGTCGGTGATTTGCGTCACCGGCCTGAGCACGGTGGACATGGCCACGCACTGGTCCGCGTTCGGCAACGCTCTCGTCGTCGTCGGCGTCAACATCGGCGGCATGGGGGTGCTGACCCTGGCGTCCTTGATGGGTCTGGTCATCTCCCGCCGCCTGGGCCTACGCGCCAAGCTCATGGCGGCGAGCGACTCGAACCCGTCCCGCATCCACATGGGCCCGGTCAATGAGGGTCAGGCCGTGCGGCTCGGTGAGGTCGGCAGCCTGCTGCTCACAGTGGCCATCAGCACCCTGGCCATCGAGGCGGCCGTCGCCCTGCTCTTGTTCCCGCGGATGCTGATCGACGGCGTGCCCACCGGCGAGGCTCTCTGGCAGAGCATCTATTACGCCGCGATGGCCTTCACCAACACCGGGTTCAGCCCGAATGCGGAGGGCATCGGCCAGTTCGCCAATGACTACTGGTTCCTCGGCGCCCTGATGACCGGCGTGTTCCTGGGCAGCCTGGGCTTCCCGGTGCTGATGACCTTCGCCAGGCACTGGCGCACGCCCCGCCGCTGGTCGGTGCACGTGAAGCTCACCCTCTGGACCACGACGGCGCTGATGGTCATCGGCATGATCTTCTACATCATTCTGGAATTCGACAACCCGCTGACCTTCGGGTCGCTGAACGCCGGCGACACGATCTTCCAGTCCCTCTTCATGTCGGTGATGACCCGGTCGGGCGGTTTCGCCACCATCGACATCGCCGACCTGCACGGCTCCAGCCTGCTGCTCAGCGACATGCTGATGTTCATCGGTGGCGGCTCGGCCTCCACCGCCGGCGGCATCAAGGTGACCACCCTGGCGGTGCTGTTCCTGGCCGCCTTCGCCGAGGCCCAGGGCAAGGAACAGATGGAAGCCTTCGGCCGCCGCATCCCCAGCGACATCCTGCGCCTGGCGGTCAGCGTGGTGCTGTGGGGCGCCACCACGGTGGCCGTATCGAGCATCCTGATCCTGCACATCTCCAAGCAGGCGCTCGACGTCGTGCTTTTTGATGTGATCTCGGCGTTCGCGACCGTGGGGCTGTCGACGGGGCTGACCGCCGAGCTGCCTCCCGAGGGGGTTTACGTTCTGGCCGCGACGATGTTCATGGGCCGGGTTGGTACAGTGACTCTCGCGGCGGCGCTGGCAGCGAGCCAAAGCAGACAGTTGTTCAAACGCCCCGAGGAAAGGCCCATCGTTGGTTGA
- the proC gene encoding pyrroline-5-carboxylate reductase has product MTSTAPVTLPAIAFLGAGSMARAVLAGLLKPTVTVTGGIRTTNRSAAKAAELAGTAGVTAWATETEPDANRLAVTGAGIVIVAVKPAMVPDLLAEIADSLEPGTLVVSVAAGVTIATFEKHLPATVAVIRSMPNTPAVVGMAVTGLSAGTRSTAEQMALATALFETVGEVLVVSEDKIDALSTISGSGPAYVFYLIEQLTLTAIDKGFTPAEAATMVNGTFLGASALLAVSDLTPSELRRQVTSPKGTTERAVQQLETGGLKQLFDRATDAALARARELAAS; this is encoded by the coding sequence ATGACATCGACCGCACCCGTCACCCTGCCCGCCATCGCCTTCCTGGGCGCCGGATCGATGGCCAGGGCGGTCCTCGCTGGCCTGCTCAAGCCCACGGTCACGGTGACCGGCGGCATCCGCACTACCAACCGGTCGGCCGCCAAGGCCGCCGAACTGGCCGGAACCGCGGGCGTGACGGCCTGGGCCACCGAAACCGAGCCCGACGCCAACCGGCTCGCCGTGACCGGGGCCGGCATTGTGATCGTGGCGGTCAAGCCCGCCATGGTGCCCGATCTGCTCGCCGAGATCGCCGACAGCCTCGAGCCGGGCACCCTCGTCGTGAGCGTCGCCGCCGGCGTGACCATCGCCACCTTCGAGAAGCACCTGCCTGCGACGGTGGCCGTGATCCGGTCGATGCCGAACACACCCGCCGTGGTGGGCATGGCCGTCACCGGGCTGAGCGCCGGCACCAGGTCCACGGCCGAGCAGATGGCGCTGGCGACGGCGCTGTTCGAGACCGTGGGCGAGGTGCTGGTGGTGTCCGAAGACAAGATCGACGCGCTGAGCACCATCTCCGGTTCCGGCCCGGCGTACGTTTTCTACCTCATCGAGCAGCTCACCCTGACGGCGATCGACAAGGGGTTCACCCCGGCCGAGGCGGCCACCATGGTCAACGGCACGTTCCTCGGCGCGAGCGCGTTGCTGGCCGTCTCCGACCTCACGCCCTCCGAGCTGCGCCGCCAGGTGACGAGCCCGAAGGGCACCACCGAGCGGGCCGTGCAGCAGCTCGAGACCGGGGGCCTCAAGCAGCTGTTCGACCGGGCCACGGATGCCGCGCTCGCGCGGGCCCGGGAGCTCGCCGCGTCCTGA
- the aspS gene encoding aspartate--tRNA(Asn) ligase — MIKNLAALDDGLVSVSGWVETVRDQKKVQFVVLRDESGAVQLVNPRTTDAEGVVVDDEPATTISGLSQGSFVTVTGQLKHDERVKLGGIEIKLESLEVVTHAIPETPIAADSSLDKRMDWRFLDLRQPKSNLIFRIQTTFEHALRTYWIEHDFIELHTPKLMASASESRAELFEVEYFDTKAYLAQSPQFFKQMAQSAGLGKIFEVGPAFRADPSFTSRHATEFTSVDSEISWIDSHEDVMQLHEDLLVAAFTAVKAKHGEEVLALFGVEVTVPSTPFPRIPLAEAKEIVKSRGYEVPRDDDDMDPEGERQIAAYVAETYGHEFVFLTDYASSIRPFYHMRHEGDASLTNSYDLIFNGTEISTGAQREHRIDVLTEQAIEKGVDPAEIAGYLDFFRYGVPSHGGFGMGLARVLMLMLHQASIREVTYLFRGPTRLEP; from the coding sequence CTGATAAAGAACCTTGCCGCCCTCGACGACGGTCTCGTTTCCGTGTCCGGGTGGGTCGAAACCGTCCGGGACCAGAAGAAGGTGCAATTCGTCGTTCTGCGCGACGAATCGGGCGCGGTGCAGCTGGTCAATCCGCGCACCACGGATGCCGAGGGTGTCGTCGTCGACGACGAGCCCGCCACGACCATCTCCGGCCTGTCGCAGGGCAGCTTCGTCACCGTGACCGGGCAGCTCAAGCACGACGAGCGGGTCAAGCTCGGCGGCATCGAGATCAAGCTCGAGTCTCTCGAGGTTGTCACCCACGCCATCCCGGAGACCCCGATCGCAGCGGACTCCAGCCTGGACAAGCGCATGGACTGGCGCTTCCTCGACCTGCGCCAGCCCAAGTCGAACCTCATCTTCCGCATCCAGACCACGTTCGAGCACGCGCTGCGCACGTACTGGATCGAGCACGATTTCATCGAGCTGCACACCCCGAAGCTGATGGCCAGCGCGAGCGAGTCCCGCGCCGAGCTGTTCGAGGTGGAGTACTTCGACACCAAGGCCTACCTGGCGCAGAGCCCGCAGTTCTTCAAGCAGATGGCCCAGTCCGCAGGGCTAGGCAAGATCTTCGAGGTGGGGCCGGCGTTCCGGGCCGACCCGTCGTTCACCAGCCGGCACGCCACCGAGTTCACCAGCGTCGACTCCGAGATCAGCTGGATCGACAGCCACGAAGACGTCATGCAGCTGCACGAGGACCTTCTCGTGGCCGCGTTCACCGCGGTCAAGGCCAAGCACGGCGAAGAGGTGCTCGCGCTGTTCGGCGTCGAGGTCACCGTGCCGAGCACGCCGTTCCCGCGCATCCCCCTGGCCGAGGCCAAGGAGATCGTGAAGAGCCGCGGCTACGAGGTTCCCCGCGACGACGACGACATGGACCCGGAGGGCGAGCGCCAGATCGCGGCGTACGTCGCCGAGACGTATGGGCACGAGTTCGTGTTCCTCACCGACTATGCGTCGAGCATCCGCCCGTTCTACCACATGCGCCACGAGGGCGACGCGAGCCTGACCAACAGCTATGACCTGATCTTCAACGGCACCGAGATCTCCACCGGCGCGCAGCGTGAGCACCGCATCGACGTGCTCACCGAGCAGGCCATCGAGAAGGGCGTCGACCCGGCCGAGATCGCCGGTTACCTCGACTTCTTCCGCTACGGCGTTCCCTCGCACGGTGGTTTCGGCATGGGCCTGGCCCGCGTGCTGATGCTGATGCTGCACCAGGCGTCCATCCGCGAGGTCACCTACCTGTTCCGCGGCCCGACCCGCCTGGAGCCGTAA
- a CDS encoding histidine phosphatase family protein yields the protein MVASQVHLVRHGEVFNPERVLYGRLPGFKLSDLGRQMAEAAAADLVERARPVVRVVASPLQRTQESAAPIMAAFGLPLSLDERLIEPANRFEGKRMRGPGGALRDPRNWPSLVNPARPSWGEPFRSISTRMLAAIDDAFHSVDDGDVVLVSHQLPIWMVHRSLAGERLAHDPRKRRCDLSSITTLTLRGAVPAEVAYSSPAAALLVPANDVGAV from the coding sequence GTGGTAGCTAGCCAGGTACATCTCGTGCGTCACGGTGAGGTTTTCAACCCCGAACGCGTGCTTTACGGCAGACTTCCCGGCTTCAAGCTGTCCGATTTGGGCCGGCAGATGGCCGAGGCGGCTGCCGCAGACCTCGTCGAGCGCGCGCGCCCCGTGGTGCGAGTGGTCGCGTCGCCGTTGCAGCGCACCCAGGAGTCCGCCGCCCCGATCATGGCGGCTTTCGGCCTGCCCCTCAGCCTGGACGAACGCCTCATCGAACCCGCCAACCGCTTCGAGGGCAAACGGATGCGCGGCCCCGGCGGCGCCCTGCGCGACCCGCGCAACTGGCCCAGCCTGGTGAACCCGGCCCGGCCCAGTTGGGGCGAACCGTTCCGCTCCATTTCCACCCGCATGCTCGCCGCGATCGACGATGCCTTCCACTCAGTCGACGACGGTGACGTGGTGCTGGTCAGCCACCAGCTGCCGATCTGGATGGTGCACCGCAGTCTGGCCGGGGAGCGGCTCGCGCACGACCCGCGCAAGCGGCGCTGCGACCTCTCCAGCATCACCACCCTGACCCTGCGCGGCGCCGTGCCCGCCGAGGTCGCCTACTCGAGCCCGGCCGCCGCCCTCCTGGTGCCCGCCAACGACGTGGGTGCAGTGTGA
- a CDS encoding HAD family hydrolase — MSEESGPRAIAFFDVDNTLLRGASLYHVGVGAWRMRFISLADVVAFGWSQTRFLAVGEDGVNISRLRLRAMDIMTGRTRDELVTLSHEIFDSRLIQRLWPETVAVARAHLTAGREVWLVTATAQEVADVIAERLELTGALGTRLATVDGIFTGQLVDGICHGSRKADVAREIAQAREIDLAHCWAYSDSHNDIPLLELVGNPVAVNPDATLRRYAVARGWPIMRMKVAQLKAASASKKR, encoded by the coding sequence ATGTCCGAAGAATCCGGCCCCCGCGCAATCGCGTTCTTCGACGTGGACAACACACTGCTGCGCGGTGCCAGCCTCTATCACGTGGGCGTCGGCGCCTGGCGGATGCGGTTCATCTCGCTGGCCGATGTCGTCGCGTTCGGCTGGAGCCAGACCCGCTTCCTGGCGGTCGGCGAGGACGGCGTGAACATCTCCCGGCTCCGGCTGCGCGCGATGGACATCATGACCGGGCGAACCCGTGACGAACTCGTCACCCTCAGCCACGAGATCTTCGACAGCCGACTTATCCAGCGGCTCTGGCCGGAGACCGTGGCCGTGGCCCGCGCCCACCTGACGGCGGGCCGCGAGGTGTGGCTGGTCACCGCGACGGCTCAAGAAGTTGCCGACGTGATCGCGGAGCGTCTGGAACTCACGGGCGCGCTCGGCACTCGGCTCGCGACCGTCGACGGCATCTTCACGGGACAACTCGTCGACGGCATCTGCCACGGCAGCCGCAAAGCCGATGTGGCACGCGAGATCGCCCAAGCGCGCGAGATCGACCTGGCCCACTGCTGGGCGTACTCCGACTCGCACAACGACATCCCGTTGCTCGAGCTGGTCGGAAACCCGGTGGCGGTCAACCCTGATGCGACGCTGCGCCGTTATGCGGTCGCCCGCGGGTGGCCCATCATGCGCATGAAGGTCGCCCAGCTCAAGGCCGCCAGCGCAAGCAAAAAGCGCTAG
- a CDS encoding glutaredoxin family protein, with the protein MSTAHLTLIGKPGCHLCDDARAVVTTVLAELQTEAGAPTVLLEEKSILDDAELHERFVEDIPVLLINGRVHNYWRIDPVRLHTALLEVR; encoded by the coding sequence ATGTCCACCGCGCATCTCACCCTGATCGGCAAGCCCGGCTGCCACCTCTGCGACGACGCCCGGGCCGTGGTGACGACGGTGCTGGCTGAGCTGCAGACCGAGGCAGGCGCGCCCACCGTGCTGCTCGAGGAGAAGTCGATCCTCGACGACGCCGAGTTGCACGAGCGCTTCGTCGAGGACATCCCGGTGCTGCTCATCAACGGCCGGGTGCACAACTACTGGCGCATCGATCCGGTGCGCCTGCACACCGCTCTTCTGGAGGTTCGATGA
- a CDS encoding 30S ribosomal protein bS22, with product MGSVIKKRRKRMAKKKHRKLLRKTRHQRRNKK from the coding sequence GTGGGTTCTGTAATCAAGAAGCGACGCAAGCGTATGGCGAAGAAGAAGCACCGCAAGCTGCTTCGCAAGACTCGCCACCAGCGTCGTAACAAGAAGTAG
- a CDS encoding glutamine amidotransferase: MSGNRIALVLRHADDIHLGNLEPVLIEHGYTVRYVDTLTDGVRQIDPAEADLLVVLGGEMGVYQTEQFPVLADEVGLLAGRLAARRPVFGVCLGAQLMASALGSPVYRGPSNEIGFRLVKPTQAGLDSPLRHVSGIPVMQWHSDTFELPEGTTRLAGSDAYGNEAFAIEDWALAVQFHPELTAEMHETWLASSTAELDAEGLDPDTLRRDRAEHSDAMQAASRALFSEWLAALPGGAQPGGAADPRRTP; encoded by the coding sequence GTGAGCGGGAACCGCATCGCCCTGGTTCTGCGGCACGCCGACGACATCCACCTGGGCAACCTGGAGCCGGTTCTGATCGAGCACGGCTACACAGTGCGCTACGTCGACACCCTCACCGACGGCGTTCGGCAGATCGACCCGGCCGAGGCCGACCTGCTCGTGGTGCTCGGCGGCGAGATGGGCGTGTACCAGACCGAGCAGTTCCCGGTGCTGGCCGACGAGGTGGGGCTGCTCGCCGGCCGGCTGGCCGCCCGGCGCCCGGTCTTCGGCGTCTGCCTCGGCGCCCAATTGATGGCCAGCGCCCTCGGCTCCCCCGTCTATCGGGGTCCGAGCAATGAGATCGGCTTCCGCCTGGTGAAGCCCACCCAGGCCGGTCTCGACTCGCCCCTGCGCCATGTCAGCGGTATCCCGGTGATGCAGTGGCACAGCGACACCTTCGAACTGCCCGAGGGCACCACCCGGTTGGCCGGGTCGGATGCGTACGGCAACGAGGCCTTCGCCATCGAGGACTGGGCGCTGGCCGTGCAGTTCCACCCCGAGCTGACCGCCGAGATGCACGAGACCTGGCTGGCGTCCTCCACCGCCGAGCTCGACGCGGAGGGACTGGACCCCGACACCCTGCGGCGGGACCGCGCCGAGCACTCCGACGCGATGCAGGCGGCCTCCCGGGCCCTGTTCAGTGAGTGGCTGGCGGCGCTGCCGGGCGGGGCGCAGCCGGGCGGCGCAGCGGATCCTCGAAGAACTCCCTGA
- a CDS encoding ArsR/SmtB family transcription factor — protein sequence MADIFGVVADSTRRDILRILLERYNQSSAAQGELSVSDIVNSLGLSQPTVSKHLKVLREAGLVGVREEGQHRYYHLDYAPLEEIEDWLIPFLSIDVDTTAADETEVLKDEQRAFAAAIGKAFADTSFQMSHAVKDSTVTKSVKKWRKND from the coding sequence ATGGCAGACATCTTTGGCGTGGTGGCGGACTCGACCCGACGCGATATCTTACGCATTCTCCTCGAGCGCTACAACCAGTCCAGCGCTGCCCAGGGGGAACTGAGCGTTTCGGACATCGTCAATTCGCTCGGCCTGAGCCAGCCGACGGTCTCCAAGCACCTCAAGGTTCTGCGGGAGGCAGGCCTGGTCGGAGTGCGCGAAGAGGGGCAGCACCGCTACTACCACCTCGACTACGCGCCGCTCGAGGAGATCGAGGATTGGCTGATCCCGTTCCTCAGCATCGACGTCGACACCACCGCCGCCGACGAGACCGAGGTGCTCAAGGACGAGCAGCGTGCCTTCGCCGCCGCCATCGGCAAGGCCTTCGCCGACACGTCGTTCCAGATGTCGCACGCCGTCAAGGACTCAACGGTGACCAAGAGTGTGAAGAAGTGGCGTAAGAACGACTAG
- a CDS encoding TlpA family protein disulfide reductase, whose protein sequence is MNRRPRRIPAILAGFAALALALSGCSSDDSLANQYREGSSKGYIAGDGSVTEIPADERGDAVVFDGTLEDGSTVSSADYAGEVLVVNFWYASCAPCRAEAPDLKAISEQFADNGASFLGVNVRDQAASAIAFNEAYEISYPSVMDVDDGGMQLAFSGNIPPNAVPTTLVLDSSGRVAARILGQVNSPGILKTLITDTIAEDG, encoded by the coding sequence GTGAACCGCCGACCGCGCCGGATCCCGGCGATTCTGGCCGGTTTCGCGGCGTTGGCCCTCGCCCTCAGCGGCTGCAGCAGCGACGACTCGCTCGCCAACCAGTACCGCGAAGGCAGCAGCAAGGGCTACATCGCCGGGGACGGCAGCGTCACGGAGATCCCCGCGGACGAGCGTGGCGACGCCGTGGTCTTCGACGGCACCCTCGAGGACGGCTCCACCGTCAGCTCCGCCGACTACGCCGGCGAGGTCCTGGTGGTCAACTTCTGGTACGCCAGCTGCGCCCCCTGCCGTGCCGAGGCCCCAGACCTCAAGGCCATCAGCGAGCAGTTCGCCGACAACGGCGCCAGCTTCCTCGGCGTGAACGTGCGCGACCAGGCCGCCAGCGCCATCGCCTTCAACGAGGCCTACGAGATCAGCTACCCGTCGGTGATGGACGTCGACGACGGCGGAATGCAGCTGGCCTTCAGCGGCAACATCCCCCCGAACGCCGTGCCCACCACGCTGGTGCTGGACTCCTCCGGCCGGGTTGCCGCGCGCATCCTGGGCCAGGTGAACTCGCCGGGCATCCTCAAGACCCTGATCACCGACACGATTGCCGAGGACGGCTAG
- a CDS encoding potassium channel family protein, translating to MVDRIKHDAPVLIIGLGRFGAATAGKLDRLGREVLAVDSSEALVQKWSERVTHAVQADAKSIDALRQIGAQDFSVAVCAVGSSVEASVLIVANLVDLQIPQIWAKAISQSHGKILERIGANHVIYPEADSGERVAHLVSGRMLDFIEFDDDFALVKMYPPKPIRGLNLTESGVRTKHKVTVVGVKSPGRPFTYATAETVVSNHDLIIVAGTEGDIERFAALGS from the coding sequence TTGGTTGACCGGATCAAGCACGACGCCCCCGTTCTGATCATCGGACTGGGCCGGTTCGGTGCCGCGACTGCCGGCAAGCTCGACCGTCTGGGCCGTGAGGTCCTCGCCGTGGACAGCAGCGAGGCGCTCGTGCAGAAGTGGTCCGAGCGTGTCACCCACGCCGTGCAGGCCGACGCAAAGTCCATCGACGCGCTGCGCCAGATCGGCGCCCAGGACTTCTCGGTGGCCGTGTGCGCCGTGGGCTCTTCGGTGGAGGCCAGCGTGCTCATCGTCGCCAACCTCGTCGACCTGCAGATTCCGCAGATCTGGGCGAAGGCCATCTCCCAGTCGCACGGCAAGATCCTCGAACGCATCGGCGCCAACCACGTGATCTACCCCGAGGCCGACTCCGGCGAGCGCGTCGCCCACCTGGTGTCGGGGCGGATGCTGGACTTCATCGAGTTCGATGACGACTTCGCGCTCGTGAAGATGTACCCGCCCAAGCCGATCCGCGGGCTCAACCTCACCGAGTCCGGCGTGCGCACCAAGCACAAGGTCACTGTCGTGGGCGTGAAGAGCCCCGGCCGGCCGTTCACCTATGCCACCGCCGAGACCGTCGTCTCCAACCACGACCTCATCATCGTCGCCGGCACCGAGGGCGACATCGAACGTTTCGCGGCCCTCGGCTCCTAA
- a CDS encoding cytochrome c biogenesis CcdA family protein: MGNPFGEIVFSGQLFLAIPIAVLAGLVSFASPCILPLVPGYLAYIGGFADGSAGSKLTARRGRNRLLLGVALFILGFTLVFVLTGVVFGFAGFWLNQYRDLITRIAGAIVILLGLVFVGQFGAMQRTIKTSWRPRMGLAGAPVLGAVFAVGWTPCTGPTLTAINSLSLSTGSPWQGGLLALFYALGLGIPFLLIALGLNWATGAVAFLKRHIRAINLFGGVLLIVIGVLMVSGVWNVWLLNLQGVIGSYVPAI; this comes from the coding sequence GTGGGCAATCCCTTCGGCGAGATCGTCTTCAGCGGGCAACTGTTCCTGGCGATCCCGATCGCAGTGCTGGCCGGCCTGGTCTCATTCGCGTCGCCTTGCATCCTGCCGCTCGTGCCCGGTTACCTCGCCTACATCGGCGGGTTCGCTGACGGGAGTGCCGGGTCGAAGCTGACCGCTCGCCGAGGCCGCAACCGGCTCCTGCTCGGCGTGGCCCTGTTCATCCTCGGGTTCACCCTGGTCTTCGTGCTCACGGGCGTGGTCTTCGGCTTCGCCGGCTTCTGGCTCAACCAGTACCGCGACCTGATCACCCGCATCGCCGGTGCCATCGTGATCCTGCTCGGCCTGGTCTTCGTGGGCCAGTTCGGTGCGATGCAGCGCACCATCAAAACCTCGTGGCGCCCCAGGATGGGCCTGGCCGGCGCCCCGGTGCTCGGCGCGGTCTTCGCCGTCGGCTGGACCCCGTGCACCGGCCCCACGCTCACGGCCATCAACTCGCTGAGCCTGAGCACCGGATCACCCTGGCAGGGCGGCCTGCTGGCGCTGTTCTACGCGCTCGGCCTGGGCATCCCGTTCCTGCTGATCGCCCTGGGTCTGAACTGGGCCACCGGGGCCGTAGCCTTTCTCAAGCGCCACATCCGAGCGATCAACCTGTTCGGCGGCGTGCTCCTGATCGTTATCGGGGTGCTCATGGTGAGCGGCGTGTGGAACGTCTGGCTCCTGAACCTGCAAGGGGTGATTGGCAGCTATGTCCCGGCCATCTGA
- a CDS encoding Dabb family protein: MTILHIVSWRLAATDPAEKAEHAAQMVARLGGLVGVIEEIRSLRIGPDVVGGANWDIALVAEYDDEAALARYQVHPAHVEAGAYVKSVTAERMAVDLVV, encoded by the coding sequence ATGACCATTCTGCATATCGTGTCGTGGCGGCTGGCGGCCACCGACCCCGCCGAAAAGGCGGAGCACGCGGCGCAGATGGTGGCCAGGCTCGGCGGTCTTGTCGGTGTGATCGAGGAGATCCGCTCCCTGCGCATCGGCCCGGATGTGGTGGGTGGAGCCAATTGGGACATCGCCCTCGTGGCGGAGTACGACGACGAAGCGGCGTTGGCGCGCTACCAGGTGCATCCGGCCCACGTCGAGGCGGGCGCCTACGTGAAATCGGTCACCGCCGAGCGGATGGCCGTCGACCTCGTCGTGTAG